Proteins from one Effusibacillus pohliae DSM 22757 genomic window:
- the moaA gene encoding GTP 3',8-cyclase MoaA, with product MEPLRAPTAAENRLLTDRFGRVHDYLRISLTDRCNLRCVYCMPAEGMQFMENGKHLTFDEIEAVVRVAAKLGVRRLRLTGGEPLVRPHVEQLVARLAAIPGIEDIALTTNAIFLAPKAEALKQAGITRINISLDSMRQYRFAQITRGGDISKVLAGLEAAFRVGFHPIKLNVVLMKGFNDDEVDDFLRLSMEREIHIRFIEYMPIGHDDDGWRNRYLPLDYVKERCLALGLTPQPEAAVFGNGPAEYFRLPGAKGTFGLIHPVSDHFCERCNRLRLTADGNLKPCLFWQDEFNVRNYIGDEQALADLFFRALDIKPETHEMAKVLFGERLSHQPTERRMSQIGG from the coding sequence ATGGAACCATTGAGGGCGCCAACAGCGGCGGAAAACCGGTTGTTGACGGACAGGTTTGGGCGTGTGCACGATTATTTGCGGATATCCTTGACGGACCGTTGCAACCTGCGCTGCGTCTATTGCATGCCGGCAGAGGGCATGCAGTTTATGGAGAACGGCAAGCATCTGACGTTTGACGAGATCGAGGCGGTGGTGCGTGTCGCGGCAAAATTGGGAGTGCGCCGACTGCGTCTCACTGGCGGCGAACCGCTGGTGCGGCCGCATGTGGAACAACTGGTGGCACGTTTGGCGGCGATTCCCGGAATCGAGGACATCGCCTTGACCACCAATGCCATTTTTCTCGCGCCGAAAGCGGAAGCTTTGAAACAAGCGGGCATCACGCGGATCAACATTTCGCTCGATTCGATGCGCCAGTACCGGTTTGCGCAAATCACCCGAGGCGGTGATATCAGCAAGGTGCTGGCCGGGTTGGAAGCGGCGTTTCGCGTTGGCTTTCACCCGATCAAACTGAACGTGGTTCTGATGAAAGGGTTCAACGACGATGAAGTGGATGACTTTTTGCGGCTGTCGATGGAACGGGAGATCCACATCCGCTTTATCGAGTACATGCCGATCGGCCATGACGATGACGGATGGCGAAACCGATACCTGCCGCTCGACTATGTAAAAGAGCGCTGTCTGGCCTTGGGGCTGACACCCCAACCGGAGGCAGCCGTGTTTGGAAACGGACCGGCCGAGTATTTCAGGCTGCCGGGTGCCAAAGGAACGTTTGGCCTGATCCATCCGGTCAGCGACCATTTTTGCGAACGGTGTAACCGTTTGCGTTTGACGGCTGACGGAAATCTTAAGCCCTGCCTGTTCTGGCAGGACGAGTTCAACGTGCGGAACTATATCGGCGATGAGCAGGCGCTGGCCGACCTGTTTTTCCGGGCGCTGGACATCAAACCGGAAACCCACGAAATGGCGAAAGTGCTGTTCGGGGAGCGGCTCAGCCATCAGCCGACGGAACGCCGCATGTCGCAGATAGGCGGGTAG
- a CDS encoding TatD family hydrolase gives MIDTHYHLDQLDDEQLDRMLREAQAGGVQTVIAPATGLESARRLLQIRDRYPQLVKIGVGVHPERPDVCSGDAAARASVMKEIGQLEQLLQMGGGNICAIGEVGLPYYSLPEGRRLPEMIPGLAWDILERSLTLAKNCRLPVILHAVHTMARPCMQLILRHGIERAVFHWLKAPHDVVDEIVSHGFYISVTPEAVYRERDMELLRRVPLGQLLLETDGPWPHRGPYQGRLTHPLWVGDVAQTAAWIHGVSVERVLVVTADNARELFRLEGE, from the coding sequence ATGATCGATACGCATTATCACCTGGATCAACTGGATGACGAACAGTTGGATCGGATGCTGCGGGAGGCGCAGGCAGGCGGCGTGCAAACAGTGATCGCCCCGGCTACCGGTTTGGAATCGGCCAGGCGGCTGTTGCAGATCCGCGATCGCTACCCGCAGCTTGTAAAAATCGGGGTGGGCGTACACCCGGAACGACCCGATGTATGTTCCGGAGATGCAGCTGCGCGGGCGTCTGTGATGAAGGAAATCGGGCAATTGGAGCAACTGTTGCAAATGGGCGGCGGGAACATTTGCGCGATCGGAGAGGTCGGGTTACCTTACTACTCGCTGCCGGAGGGCCGCCGTTTGCCGGAGATGATTCCGGGGCTTGCTTGGGACATTCTGGAGCGGAGTCTGACGCTTGCGAAAAACTGTCGACTGCCGGTCATCCTGCATGCGGTCCACACGATGGCGCGGCCATGCATGCAGCTGATTTTGCGACACGGGATCGAGAGAGCCGTGTTTCATTGGCTGAAAGCTCCGCATGATGTGGTCGATGAGATCGTTTCGCACGGGTTTTACATTTCGGTGACGCCGGAAGCGGTGTACCGGGAACGGGACATGGAGTTGCTGCGCCGGGTGCCGCTCGGCCAACTGCTGCTGGAAACGGACGGGCCTTGGCCGCACCGGGGGCCTTATCAGGGCAGGCTGACCCACCCGTTGTGGGTGGGCGATGTCGCACAGACGGCGGCCTGGATTCACGGTGTTTCTGTCGAACGGGTGCTGGTGGTAACCGCCGACAATGCACGGGAACTGTTCCGGCTGGAGGGGGAATAG
- a CDS encoding DMT family transporter: MQILFYGLLMCTSVLWAGNFVAGKFLVGHASPLTLTSMRWLGAIVCLVPVVWLIDRRLLPPKQAVWPLFLMGLTGVVLFNLFMFLALERTSADNVGLLSALNPVAIAIASFFILHEKMSPRQLAGMCISLFGVVAVISHGDFSKLLQFRLNSGDLFMLAAVATWGLYSVAGRKAMQYVSPYMSTLWAGVFGVLVLLPLNLPSFAIDSADLGFWIASLYVSLGATVLAMVFWNLGVQRVGGTRAGMFLNFNPVFTAVLAYFLIGEHLTLVQLAATVLVIGGVYLFTANGRVPLSLAKKQKTAA; the protein is encoded by the coding sequence TTGCAAATTCTGTTTTATGGGCTGTTGATGTGCACGAGCGTTCTCTGGGCCGGAAATTTTGTCGCGGGAAAATTTCTCGTCGGTCACGCATCGCCGCTGACGCTGACCAGCATGCGCTGGCTGGGGGCGATTGTGTGCCTGGTGCCGGTCGTCTGGCTGATCGACCGGCGTCTGCTGCCGCCGAAACAGGCGGTGTGGCCTCTGTTCCTGATGGGCCTGACGGGCGTCGTGCTGTTCAATCTTTTCATGTTTCTGGCTTTGGAACGGACGTCCGCCGACAACGTGGGCCTCTTGTCGGCACTCAATCCGGTGGCGATTGCGATCGCTTCATTTTTCATCCTGCATGAAAAAATGTCGCCGCGCCAACTCGCCGGCATGTGCATCTCCTTGTTCGGGGTGGTGGCCGTGATCTCCCATGGTGACTTCTCGAAGTTGCTGCAGTTTCGCTTGAACAGCGGAGATCTGTTCATGCTGGCGGCAGTCGCCACCTGGGGCCTCTATTCGGTTGCCGGCCGCAAGGCGATGCAGTACGTCTCGCCGTATATGTCCACCTTGTGGGCGGGCGTTTTCGGCGTTTTGGTTTTGCTGCCGTTGAACCTGCCTTCGTTTGCCATTGACAGCGCCGATTTGGGCTTCTGGATTGCGAGCCTGTATGTCAGTCTGGGCGCAACCGTACTGGCGATGGTGTTTTGGAATCTGGGCGTGCAGCGGGTGGGCGGCACCAGGGCAGGGATGTTTCTCAACTTCAACCCGGTTTTTACGGCCGTCCTGGCTTATTTTCTGATCGGTGAGCATTTGACGTTGGTGCAGCTGGCCGCCACTGTGCTGGTGATCGGCGGCGTGTATCTGTTCACGGCGAATGGGAGGGTACCGTTGTCGCTGGCAAAGAAACAAAAAACGGCGGCGTGA